Part of the Kitasatospora sp. NBC_00374 genome is shown below.
GTGCGCCCGGAAGCTCAGGAGTCTCCCCATCTCCCCGGGCCGCGTGGGACGGAAGCTGACGGAGGACCGGAGATTCCCGTGACGGAGAACCAGACCGTGCAGGCGTACACCGACGCGTGGCTCCACTCCATCGAGTCGATAACCGAACTGCTCGCCCCGCTGCCCACCGACGCGTGGAACCGGGCGACCGAGTGCCCCGGCTGGTCGGTACGGGACGTGGTCTCGCACATCATCGGCGTGGAGTCCGAACTGCTCGGCGACCCCCGGCCGATCCACTCGCTCCCGCGCGACCTGCGGCACGTCACCGGCGAGTTCGCCCGGTACATGGAGCTGCCGGTGGACAAGCGCCGCTGCCACACCCCGGTCGAGCTCACCGGCGAGCTGGAGTACACCGTCATCCGGCGCTCGCGCGCCCTGCGCAACGCCAAGCAGGGCCCCGAGGACCTGGTCCGCTGGCCGGCCGGCCCGCTCTCCCGCGACGTCCCCTACACCCAGCTGCTGCGCACCCGGGCCTTCGACGTCTGGGTGCACGAGCAGGACCTGCGGCGTGCGCTGCGCGCCCCCGGCAACCTCGACTCGCCCGCCGCCGCGGTCACCCGCGACTACCTGGTCGAGGGCCTGCCCCGGGTGGTCGCCAAGCTGGCCGGCGCCCCGGCCGGCACGGTGGTCGCCGTCGACGTGACCGGACCGCTGGAGTTCCGGCGCACCGTCCGCGTCGACGAGACCGGCCGCGGCAGCGTCGACGCCTCGGTCACCCTGGCGCCGGACGTCCGGCTCACCCTCGACTGGGAGACCTACGTCCGGCTCGCCTGCGGGCGGGTCCGGCCGGAGGCCGTCGCGGGCGCCGTCCGGGTCGCCGGTGACACGGAGTTGGCGGCGCGGGTGCTCGCCCAGTTCGCACTGACACCCTGATCCTCGGGACGATCCCGCATGACACCCGATCAGGTGTGCGCGGACGATCGCACGCCGGGCGGTGCACCCCGCACTCCCGTACGTCCCCGTGGTGCCGGTACGCCACTCGTTCGGCCTCGTTGTTCCGGGCAGCCCATCACCGAGCGTGAAGGAGGGGCGGCAGTGAACGACGAGGCCGACATGGTGTTGGTGAGGACGAGCTTTCCGGTCACCGGACAGCCGATCCGGGTCGTGATGATCGACAGTGCGCCGTGGTTCGTCACGGCGGACGTGTGCAGGGTGCTGGGGAGGAGTAATCCCAGCGAAGCGCTGAGGATCGTGCGCGAGGTCGACGCCCGCACGGTGGACCTCCGCGCGGTAACCCTCAGAAATTCTGAGGGTAATGACGTTTCCGCAGGTGAGAAACCCTACACACGCGGCAACCCGGCGGTCGGGGTGGTGAGCGAGTCCGGCCTCTACACCTTGATCATGAGGTCGACGAAGCCCTCCGCCAAAC
Proteins encoded:
- a CDS encoding maleylpyruvate isomerase family mycothiol-dependent enzyme yields the protein MTENQTVQAYTDAWLHSIESITELLAPLPTDAWNRATECPGWSVRDVVSHIIGVESELLGDPRPIHSLPRDLRHVTGEFARYMELPVDKRRCHTPVELTGELEYTVIRRSRALRNAKQGPEDLVRWPAGPLSRDVPYTQLLRTRAFDVWVHEQDLRRALRAPGNLDSPAAAVTRDYLVEGLPRVVAKLAGAPAGTVVAVDVTGPLEFRRTVRVDETGRGSVDASVTLAPDVRLTLDWETYVRLACGRVRPEAVAGAVRVAGDTELAARVLAQFALTP